Below is a genomic region from Brassica oleracea var. oleracea cultivar TO1000 chromosome C9, BOL, whole genome shotgun sequence.
ACGCCTTTGTTAAAACCAGATAATCTTCTATATCCATAAGCTTTCAAAGCTTCTCCGATAACTTCTCCGCCAAGTACACCTTTCGATTTGATGTTCATTATAACCCTCTTGTAAAACTCAATCTCAAGCTCGCACAGATCCTCGACCCACCAATCATGTGGAACTTCCCGAGCCCTGACTTGATCCGCACCGTTGTTTTCTTCAGCCAGTTTCTTTCTGTTGTAAGTGTAAGACCATTCGACGTGGGATACATTGACGCAGGCCTTGCTCGCTATGGCGTCAATGCAGAGGCTAACAAGTTTGAGGTCCTCGGAGAGCGGTGAGAACGTTTTAGTTGTTTGAAGAACAATGATGGAGTCTTTCCAGCTACGGAAGAGGCTCGAGTTTAGAAACACATCGATCTTGTAGATCAAGTTTCCTTTCTCGGCCGTCTCGTGCATCCCTAAGTACTCAGCTGCACATCTTGTAGCCACAACGTTGTAGGCACTTAGGGTTACTGTCATGCCGTAACAGAACTTAGCGCACGTCTCGAAGGCAGTTGGTCCGCCGGGTATACCAGAGATATCAACCTCATCGGCGTTGTTTTTGTCTGTGCTTGAGAGCAACTTTTGCAAGCATGCAGATTTAGACAGAAGAGGAAACTGCAGAGGATAAAACAAAAAAAATCATCAAAAGCTCAAGCCAACACTTGTGGACATAAGTCATATGGAGGGAAAATTTACATACCTTATGCAAACAAAATCTCGATCCGTCAACATTGATAGTAATGTCACTAGCCAGTTCATTTTCTACGTACCTGCGTTAGATAAAATAAACATCTAAACTCAGCGATAATCAACTATGGCTACTCTGTTTTTGATATGCAAGGAACAAAAAATGCAAGCGTTTATGTTCTCTCTACAAGACATCAAAACTAACAGAACGAGAACAAGAACAAGTATAGATCACCGCAGTAGCTGGGGAAAAAAAAATACAAACCTGATAAAGATTTGGATATTACCTGACATTATTCCCATCAGTTTTAATCGAATCTGGCTTCGACCCAATTTTCATGAACTTCATTTTTCTTCCCCTAGGAAAAAAAAACTCTTGAAGAGCTAAAAATCAATTGCTTTCAGAACAGAAGAAAGAGCAAGAAAAGCCTCAAGAATCACAACGTCCACTTCATCCAAATTAGTTTAACCATAACCAAAACCGTTCCCCTTAAAATGGAAATAAAGATGTTCCAAGAACTGAGGGTGGGGACCAGATTGTTCCTTTTATGCAACTAACTTAACTTCTTCCCTTGGAGATCTAAAAGCACACACACAGAGAAAGGAGAAAAAAAAAGCCAAAAGAAAGAAAAGAAAAGCCTCAAATGCAGAGAACTGACTCTAAAACCAATTAGATTAACAACATGATGCAACTTTTCTTTCCTCTTTATTAAATTGTTAACTTGTATAATAATCAAACAAATAAAAGGTTCTCTTTTCAATGGAAGAGCGAATCAGAGAAGCAAATTGCTTCCTTGTAGACCAGCAAATGGCCGTGAAGCGCGGCCAAACAATGCAAACGAAGGGGACAATACCGTAGCAAAGTGTCCCAAGTGCAAATCCGAATCAAGAATCAAGAATCAAGATCCATCCTCTTAATGACTTATTGTACTTTGTTTAATTAATTGTAACTAATGTAATGCAGCTTAAGATTAGAATTAAAATAATGGATTTTTAATCTGTGTTGTGTTTCTTCAAGTCTCAAGGTCCAACTTTGAATCACATGGTTATAGTATTAGTTTATTCAAACCGTAGAAGTTTGGGAAGCTGCAGATTTAAAAACAGGTAAAAACAGCATCTTGATATCAGTAGAAGAAAACCACCACAACGGTAGACAAGAAGAATCTTTTATTTGTTTGTCCTTTCTCCTTTTAATATTTTTCCTGGAAGTTAAACATATGAAAGAATAATGAAAGCATAAAACTGCAAATTACAGGTGCTCTGATCTATTTTAAGTTGACCAAACAACTAAATCTGAGAATTTACAAGAAAATTTCACAAAGTTAAACTACTTTAGGCTGAAGAACCCTAATTAACGGAACACATTTAATCAGATCAATGAGATTTCAATATAAACAATAATGAACCAATCGAAAGAGACTATTCACATGACAAAGGTAACATGTATTTATGACTTAAATGTGACTGAATTTCACCTAGGATTAGGCTCTCAAAACTTGCTGACATGACTAATATGAAATTAATTTAATTAAACCGTTCTTAATTACCATAATTTCAATTTCGATTCGTGTTAAATTATGTGGTTATCCTAACCAAAAATTGCTAACTTATTATGCTTTTGAATTCATTTGGTTTAATATCATATTATAAAATTTGATGTATATTCTACACATATACATGTCAATCATTTTGTTTGATATCACATTATAAAGTTTGATGCATATTCTAAACATATACATATATATCGTTTCATTAAGTGTTTCAGTTACATATACTGTCTATGCAACATATATGGTTTAGATACACAATTGTGGTTCGGTCTAATTCAGTTGAGCTTCCTTATATACTATGATTTCGAAATCATACATTAATTCCATATGAAACTCCTTCTACTATGAGTCAAAATATTACCTATTTAGGGTTTAGTGTTTGGATTTTAGGTATGCAGACATGTAATTATTAGTTTTTAGGGTATAAGGTTTAGGTTTGAAGAGTAAAGTATGGTACACGATAAATTATGTTGTAAAAGAATGATATTTGATTGATAACCACATAAAATGTGATACTCAGTTTTGAGATTGTTTCAAGAAACTACGTTTCTTATATTTTTTTCACCAAAATTCTTTTATTCATAATACAAGTATATCGTCTATGTGAAAGACAAAATGCTAAATTTATACCATAAAATAGTTTAACCATTAATTTAAATATAACCAATTATGGTACATACAATACTATAGTCAAACATAATACTTTTTGAACTATATTAAACAAAAAATTTCAAACATAGTAATACCAATATATTTTTGAATATATTCTTATGATCATTTGGTTAACCAGTCAAATACTTATGTATACATCTTCCTCTCACGTAGAACATAATCGGTTAACTCTCTCTTATACATAACAATGTCGATTGTCACAAAATAATGTCTCATACTATGTTCTGGTGACCTTGCGAGAACCATCCAGTGAGACTCAGAAAATTCGTGTCAAGATTATCAACAAATGGAATTTGTAAAAATCTAGAACCTCTATTGAGTTAATCCTTGTCGATGAAAAAATTAGTTTAATGTTCCTTTTATCATTGTTTTCAAAAGATGTTAATGTTTCTTCATGACATAAAAAAAATACTAATACATCATTTTTGATAAATAAGGGGCTCCAAATTGCATGCATCTATTAATGATTTTATATGACCAAGGAAAAAACAACCATAACCGTTATTCTACGTTTGATGATCTTTAAAATCTGACATGTTTTCATCAGATCCGTGCTCGAAATCCTTTTCTCGGTTTGGAGAGATTCAAATAAGATCCCCATAAAATTTGTAACATATAAGAGATAAATGAAGGAAATCATTCAAAAATCTCTAATGGCATAAAATGTTAAAATCTGTTTGTTTAAAGCGTATAAATTTATAAGAAAACTGTAATTAAATAAAATATATGTTTGAAAAACTACTATAAATGGATATAATTATAACCATTAAAAGAAACATCTTCTTAATTAAAAAACTACTTTCAAAATAAAATTCATGGAAAAGATTAAAGGTGATCTAAGGTATTTGGTTGTGTAATGTAAAAGTTATACTTTCTTTGATTTGCAAAGAGTGTCGGTAAGATTAAAGGTGATCTAAGGTATTTGGTTGTGTAATGTAAAATATTTTTACATTAAATTGTGTTGATATAAAATTTTATTTATTTTTAAATATTCTATTTGTTTAGAATATTTCATTTTTTATTTGTTTTAATTTATCTTTAACAAATTAAAATTGAAACAGAGTAACACATCTTTAACATGTCTCACGTTGATTAAATTTCATTTTTATAATTTTTTAATATAAATGATTTAATGTCTTTGTTTAAATAATCTTGTATTTGATTAGAATATTGCATGATTGATGAAATAATGTATAAAACATACAATCGTAAAAATATCAATTGCAACCTGTTGCACTATATTATAAAGTAATATAAAGATTAGTTAATTTGCATATTATGTTTTTATCAAGTAAAAATATATTTATCTTAATATAATATCTATTTTCTAAAAATTTATTATATAAATAATAGTTAATTTTAACTGATATAATATTTACTTTTTTATTTATAAATTACAGTATATTGTAAAATGTCGAAATATTTGTTACTTTGTGTGTATATAACTTTAAATTACTTTTATATTTACAAATTAACTAATTAATTAAGTGATTTAGTTATATTAATTATTTGATTTAATATCTAATAATTATTAAATTATATATTTAATATTTATAGTTTTACTGTGTATATAAATTGAAATTTAAATTAGTATTAATGTCTAATAATTATGAAATCATTTAGTTCTTTAAATATTAATAAAGTTTTAATATATATAACGAAATGTAGTTTTAAAAATATATAATAGGCTTTTTATTAGTTTGCAATCTTAAAAACAAATTGTGCAAATATTTTCTTGGTTATTTTATATTTGAAATATCTAATTGAATTAGTAAGTTGTTAAAAATTTATTAGAGTGCATAATTAATAATTTAATACAAGGATCCAATTTTGGTAATATAATATGGTATACTAAGGTTACGTCCAAATTGTGCCTTTTTAATAATATTGATTAACTAAATGAAATAATTTAAATAAAAATTTTTTTATTATTCAAAAAATTAAAAGAAAAATAATATATAAAGATTCACATATAGGAGTGTGGAATACTATTGTTTTGAAACCAAAAAGTAACTCAAAAATTATAATAGTAAGATTATTTTATATTTATAAAACTTAGTTAAGAAATCTCCATTTTGACCCTTTTTATATGGTTTGACTTTTAAATTAGTAAATCAATGTCATTTTTTCAACAATAACCACAATTATGTTATTTTGAAATGAACCATTAAAATACGGATACCATTATTCAAAAATACACTAAATCTAAAATATTTTAACACTTAAATTTAAGATTTAGTGATTATGGTTCATGATTAAGTATTTAGAGGTGAGGTTGAGTTTATAAGCTTACATAAATATTTTTATAAATTATTTTTAATATTTACAAATGATTTGGAAGATTAGTCATTTGTAAGATTAGTTAGTCTTTTTATCACAACTTTATGATATTTATGAAAATGAGTTTTATAAAAAGTAAATTTGAAAATTATATCAAATTTGTGGTAGAATTGAAATTCTCTCAGATATTTTTTTTTGAGTTTTATAAATGTAAAATTATTTTTTTCTAATTTTTTGGAAGGTGAATTATTTTATTTCTTTGACAAAAAGGAATTATTTTCTATTCTTATTTAATACTCTTTGACAAAAAAAAAAGAATTATTTTCTATTTCTATTTAATATTTTTCACAAATTTCCACGAAAAAGTATAAATACGTGAACAAAAAAAAAAAGAAAGTCGAAAGTCAAAAGTCAAAACGGTGCCCGAAATCATCCCCAGTGCGTTTAGATATTCTCGGCGTTGCTTTCATCCGATGTCGAACGTAGGACCTTCCTCCTCCTCATCTTCTCAGCCGGTAAACCCTAATCTCCCTTAATCTTCCGATATCGTTTCCAGATCTCTGTCGTTTTCCTCTCAATCAATCTCTCTTTCGCAGGAAGTTGCAGATGAAACCCAAGACTGGATTCTCGGAGCCGGGTCGGGTTGGGTCGAAGCCCGAACATCTTGCGATCACTTGAATTCCCTTTCTCCCGNNNNNNNNNNNNNNNNNNNNNNNNNNNNNNNNNNNNAAATCCTGATACTCCCTGTTCAGGGTTTCACCCTTTGATCCTTTCTTTTTACGTTTTTGTTGAAATTGAACATAAGAAAAGATACGAGGATGTTTTTTTGTTTTGTTTGATGGTATCTTGATTTTGTGACATTGCTTATTGTATTAACTCAATTATCTCTACTTGATAAGGTGCGAAAACCCGGTAGAGAACTGGTTATGTCTTTGCTGTAAAGAGGTTATGTGCAGCCGTTTTGTCAACAGGCATATGCTTATGCATCATCAACAGACTGCTCACTGCCTTACCCTCAGCTACAGGTATATGCTTCTGTGTGTTTGTTCTTTTTTTTTTTTTTTACTTTACCGGCAACTCATATGCTAATTTTGCTGCGGGGACAGTGACTTGTCAGTGTGGTGCTTCTGCTGCGAAGCGTATCTTGATGCTCAGGTCATATTACAGCTGAGACCAGTTCACCAAGCTGCTTATATTCTCAAATTCGGCGAGGCTCCTCCCTTACCCCAACTTTGAACATTCAAAGCTCTTTGTGTTTTTCCCGTCGCTATTTTTTGGTTCCTTGAAAGCCAGTGAGATTTATATTACGTTTCTTTAAAAACGATATTAATTATCAACTTTCTCCAATTTGGCTGATAAAATTATCAACATAGATCACTGCCTTCCGTTAAAACGTTAGCGTATAATTCAACCAACCATTCCAATGTAGAGTTCTTTGATCTCACAATTATTTGGTATAATCATGTTCTTCCTCTTCAGTAAGGAGAAGGAGGTCCGGTTCTTTTGCATTCTTCAATAAGCTTGAATCATATTCTTGTGTTTGAATTCCCATATAATTTTACTGTCTCTTTCGATTCATCATTGTTATTTGTATAATGTATACTCAATAATAAACACATTTCATCTTCAAACCACTTTATTAGCTTCTTGTTTAACACATTAGATCAAATTATAGCCAAATATTTCTAAGTGGGTTATGAAACCCATTAATTTACCTAACTTGAGTAAGTGTATGTCATTAGATTATATGTTTTTTTTTGGTAGGAACATTAGATTATATGTTTATATGTAAAACAAAAACATCTTAACCGATTTTCGTTCAAATTGTAAATTTTACTAAACAAATATTTTTTTTTCTTTCTAAAGATCTGATTTAATGATATTAGGCAAAAAAAAAAAAAACATATAAATTTATTTGATGTTGGAAGTAAATACTCAGAACAAGTTTAATGTTTAAGTTAAAAAAAGAAAAGAAATATAAATATATATATTCATCATATAGGCGATAAAGATAAAGGGGAAGCGCTTCCGGAGAATCGATACGGAGCTAAATCAATCGCTTCTGCTCGGTACGTTCCGATCTTCCATCTCTAGTCTCCTTCGATCCATTTGTTCTCTCTCTCTCTCTCGAGAGAGATGTTGCTTAACTCCAATGATCCGATTTGATATGTATATCTTCTTCTGTGCGTGATCCGTTTAATCTAGCAGAGACCCTAAGCTTGCTGAGATCGCACTCTGGCTTATCCACCCTGATCTCTCCCAATGGTGGTCTGCAAATGCAGAAAGGTACGATTCGTTTCATCATCTGTCCAAGTGTTCGTGATCTCAGATCTTGCATCTGACTTTTTGGGTTAA
It encodes:
- the LOC106316807 gene encoding LOW QUALITY PROTEIN: histone deacetylase 6-like (The sequence of the model RefSeq protein was modified relative to this genomic sequence to represent the inferred CDS: deleted 2 bases in 1 codon) yields the protein MSNVGPSSSSSSQPEVADETQDWILGAGSGWVEARTSCDHLNSLSPXXXXXXXXXXXXNPDTPCSGCENPVENWLCLCCKEVMCSRFVNRHMLMHHQQTAHCLTLSYSDLSVWCFCCEAYLDAQVILQLRPVHQAAYILKFGEAPPLPQL